From a single Oreochromis niloticus isolate F11D_XX linkage group LG3, O_niloticus_UMD_NMBU, whole genome shotgun sequence genomic region:
- the LOC109199535 gene encoding sialoadhesin, with amino-acid sequence MEIATLCAVIASLRVVPNRSQFFQYESVFISCGQQGNSSEWRVKRNMSSHINTTCPSSSNGTNESHCFISDLYPADTGVYWCESAAGECFDAITITVAAGSVILEGPAHPVMEGDTVTLHCRHNADSSSSFTATFYKNDDLIGSSSTGNLTIHRVSKSDEGLYKCNISGVGQSPDSLLVVVSAAGDHDPDHSGLTHILLPVVCIYLSVVSVMLLSLWKTHEGKIDPSVVLYTEVTTKLNYNRRGEPLRKRSSLFSSEAPKTRL; translated from the exons ATGGAGATAGCAACACTGTGTGCTGTTATTG cttcacTCAGAGTCGTTCCCAACAGATCCCAGTTCTTCCAGTATGAGTCCGTCTTCATAAGCTGTGGGCAGCAGGGAAACTCTTCAGAGTGGAGAGTTAAGAGGAACATGTcctcacacataaacacaacatgTCCTTCATCCTCAAATGGAACAAATGAATCTCACTGCTTTATCAGTGACCTTTATCCAGCAGACactggagtttactggtgtgagtctgcAGCAGGAGAGTGTTTTGATGCCATCACCATCACTGTGGCGG cTGGTTCTGTGATCCTGGAAGGTCCTGCCCatcctgtgatggagggagacaCTGTGACCCTGCACTGTAGACACAATGCAGACTCATCCTCCAGTTTCACTGCTACATTCTATAAAAATGATGATCTCATTGGGAGCAGCTCTACAGGAAACCTGACCATCCACAGGGTTTCCAAATCAGATGAAGGACTCTACAAGTGTAACATCTCTGGAGTTGGACAATCACCAGACAGCCTGCTGGTGGTTGTTTCTGCAG CAGGGGACCATGACCCAGATCACTCTGGCCTGACACACATTCTCCTTCCTGTGGTATGCATCTACCTCTCTGTGGTTTCAGTAATGCTGCTCAGTCTCTGGAAAACCCACGAAG GTAAAATCGATCCTTCAGTTGTGCTCTACACTGAAGTCACCACCAAACTAAACTACAACAGAAGAG gtgAACCACTGAGGAAGAGATCCTCTTTATTCTCTTCTGAGGCTCCAAAGACTCGTCTGTAA